The window AGTATATGGTGCCAGGGCTGCACATGGCGTAATTCTGGTCACCACTAAAAGAGGCAGGGGACAAACCCAGGTCAGCTTAAAAAGCATGATCGGCCAAAGAGCACCACTTAATTTGCCCACCCTGCTAAGTAGCGAAGATTTTGTCAGGTACAAAAGAGAATCAAGGCTGAATGCCGGCCAAAACCCTGAACCAGCCTGGGATATCTGGGAGCACGATACAGACTGGATCGATGCCTACTACGGAGGCAGTGGCCTGCTTCAGTCGTACGACTTTTCCATCTCAAAAGGGGAAGAAGGTTTTAATTTTTTCTTTTCCCTGGGCTACGATGATGAGGAGGGTATTCTTATTGATAACACTTATCAGCGGCTTAGTGCACGCCTTAATTCAGATATAAAACTCACCAATTGGCTTAAGATGGGAGAGAGTGTACTTCTTTCTAAAGTACGTGAGAATCCCATCGATAATTTCAATGAGAATTACTCAGGGGCCATTCCATACCGTTCTATTCCCATCATGCCTATTTATGATGAGAACAATCCCTATGGCGGCTGGGGCAGAGCCCCAGTATATTTCCAGGGGCCAAATCCTATAGCCAGCCACTACCAGCAGCACGACCAGCGTAATTACAACCGCATAGATGGTAACATTTATCTGGAAGCCACACCGCTGGTGGGGCTGATGCTAAGGGCTACACTTGGGTATAACTACATGGGCTTCTTTGGAGAAAGATTTCAGGAAGCTTTTAATTATGGTGCCTTTGCCAACCCAATCAATGCACTTACCTACAGCAGTGCCAATGACGAAAGTGTTACCGGTAACTTTGTAACTACCTACGGCAAAACCTTAGGTAAACACAGTTTTAAACTGATGGCAGGATATGAGGCCTATCAGTTCAACACCAAGCATTATAACTTAACAGGCACTGAGTTTCCGTTAGATGTAGCATGGAGCATGAACCTGGCAACAGGTAGTTTCAATACTACCGATCGCTTCAATGTATACAGTAGCAGGTTACTTTCGCAGTTTGGCAGGCTCAATTACAATTATCACGAAAAGTATCTCTTTGAAGCTAACATACGTCGCGATGCTTCTGCACCAAAGTTTGGTCCGGCTAACATCTGGGGCATCTTTCCTTCCTTTTCTGCAGGCTGGCGTATTTCTGAAGAAAGCTTTTTTGAAAATATACCCTATCTCACAACCGTAAAATTGCGAGCCAGTACAGGTAAGCTGGGTTCTGATAACATTGGCGATTTCATTTACCTTAAAACCTATACCTCTCAATTCTCCAGCTATGCCTTTGATGCAAACGGACAAAATAAGGTTTCGGGCTTCTTTATCAGCAGGTTCCCTAATGAAGAAGTAAAGTGGGAAGAGGTTAACATGCACAACGTAGGCCTGGACATCACTGCTGTTCAGAATAAGATCAGGTTTAGTGCAGACTACTACATCAAAGATACCAAAGATCTTTTGTACGGAGTGCCTATCCCTGCTTCAGTAGGAATAGCTGTGCATAATTTTAACCCGGTGAACCCGGAGATAAATATTGGCTCCTTAAGGAACACAGGAGTAGACATAGAACTGGGCTACCGTAATAACTTTAAAAACATCACGCTGGATGTGAGCGGCAACACCTCTTTCATGAAAAATGAAATGCGTTCGCTGCACGAAGGCCAGTACATCACAGGCGGCAACGGCGGCGGCCAGATCGGTGGCATGACACGTACACAGGCTGGTATGCCCATTTCCAGTTTCTATGGTTTTGAGGTTCAGCAAATGCTGCATACCGAGGGCGATGTTTATGCCATTAATTCATGGGCACCAGATGGAACCTACCAGGAGGCAGGCACAGGCCCCGGAGATTTTATGTACCGCGATATCAGCGGGCCTGGTGGTGTACCAGACGGACAGGTAACTGCAGAGCACGACAGGGTATTTATTGGAAATCCCTGGCCAAAGATGACTTACGCGCTGAACATAGGCGCATCATACAATAAGATTATAGATGTTTCCCTGCAGTTTCAGGGGGTACAGGGGGTAGATGTATTCAATGCAGATAAAGCCTACACCCGCAACTTCTTTGGCGATAACAACACCACTACCAGGATTTTTGAGGCCTGGACACCAGAAAATCATAGCAATCACCCGCGCAACATAGCCAATGATCCGAATGGTAACTTCAGCAGGCCCTCCGATTACTTTGTAGAAGATGGCTCTTACCTCAAGCTAAGAAATGCCCAGATTGGCTTTAACATGCCTGCCAGTACACTGGAAAGACTTAGTATCAGCAGGCTAAGGCTGTTTATGAATGCAAATAACCTGTTAACATTTACTAAATACTCTGGTCTGGATCCGGAAATAGCAGGCTCCAATATCAGCCGGGGCGTTGATTTTGGCCTGTACCCGCAGGTACGCACGCTGAGTGCAGGTCTGGAGGTACAATTTTAAAACCCACTCAAAGCAAAACTGCCCGACAATGAAAATAATAAAGCAATTTCTGATACTGATCATGGGAGCAGGGCTACTGAATGGTTGCGCAGAAGAAGAATTTCTGAATGTAACCAATCAGAATGAGCTGAATGCTGCAAATTATTATTCCAGGATCGAGAATTTCGATATGGCCCTGAACGGGGTATACTCTGCTATAAAAAGTCTGGACCTCTATGGTCAGAACTTTTACGTAGAAACCCTGCTGGCACTTCCGCACGAATCTGATTACTGGAATGCCCAGAGCCGGAATGAAGTTACTGCAAGCGATGGAAATGTATTTGTTGCCTGGAGGGGCTGGTACCGGGTGGTGGCAAGGGCCAACGATGTTATTGAAAATGCACCCATTTACCTGGAAAGTCACAATCCTTCCCCGGCACAGCGGGAGCAGCTTGACCAGATCCTGGGCCAGGCACATTTTTTAAGAGCCTTTGCTTATTTCCACCTGGTAAGGTTGTGGGGAGAAGCTCCCTATGCTGTTGATAATACACGGCTGGCGGTACCTCTCATTTTGAAAGTAGCATCATCACGCGATGATATGATGCAGTCCAGGGCAACAGTGGCAGAGGTGTATGAGCAGATCATCAGCGACTTTGAAGCTGCAGAAACAAAGCTCCCCGTTACCTGGGACCAGAACAACATAGCAAGGGTAAACAAATTTGCAGCCAAAGGCTTTCTAGGCAAAGTCTACCTCTATATAGAAGATTACAGCCGGGCAAGGCAGTATTTTGAAGAGGTGATTAACGCCAGCAGGTACTCCCTGGTGTCACACAGCCGGTACGAAGATTTATTCCAGGGTAAATATGAGTTTAGCCCGGAATCGATCTTTGAGCTGAACTATGCTATAGACATGCAGCAGAACATCTGGGAAAACGGACTGGGATCAGGCATTGCTCTTTCGCTGGCACCTCCGGGCAGAGGGTGGAGCAATGTAACTCCTCATGGTGTAAACATAGAACGATTTGGCAATGACCCCCGCCTGGAGATCGCTACATACCATCCCGAGGATTCAGTAGCTACAGTAGAGGGCGACATGAGACCCGCCGGCAGAAGTGAGTTTAATTTCACCGGCCACAGCTTTAAAAAGTATGTGCCAAGGGATTACTCAGTGTATTCCACCAATAGGAACAGCGGTATTAATGTACTGATCATGCGACTGGCAGATGTATACCTGATGTATGCAGAAGTGATGAATGCCCTTGGACAGGATGCTATAGCACTGGAGTATCTTAACAAGGTAAGGAGAAGGGCCTGGGGATATAGCCCCAGCAACCAGGAGCCTGCCGTGGATTTTACCGGTTTAGCAGGAGATGAGCTTAGGGACACTATCCGGGAAGAGCGTTTCAGAGAGCTTTTTGCCGAGGGCCACAGGTGGTATGACATTGTTAGATGGGGAATTGTAGAGCAGGAAGTATTGAAATATAACCAGAAAAGGGTAACGCAGGGTGAGATCTTATTTCAGCCCAAAGACTACTATTACCCCATACCACAACAGGAAGTAGACAATAATGAAAATATAGTGCCAAGCCAGGGCTATGAATAAGCACAGCATCCATAGGTTTTGCCTGATCTCCAAACCGGTAGGTTTTATGAGGGGGGCATTCCAGTATGTACAAACCATTGATAAACCAATTCTTAACATAATAATCAGACTTTTATGAGAAAGCTACTACTTACGCGGCTAATGCTTTTTGCAATGCTGCCACTTTTTATCTTTTCCTGTGGTAAGGATGATGACCCCGCTCCACAAGTATTGCAGCCTAAACTGGATGGCGTGTATGTGTATGGTACCAATACAGTGGCAGATGTGCCTACCGCTCCGGCGGCCAGGTTATCAGGTGCCACACTGAATCCGGCAAAGAGTAGCGGAGCCGCTACCATGCCTGGAGTGTATGGAAAATATATGTACATAGGTGCTAACAGTACGATTCAGATTTCAGAAGTAGAAAATGAGGTTGCAACGGTATATGGAGCGGAAAACGGAGGCACACGCATAGCCGGCGAGGAACTTGATCATACAGATGTACAGGATGAGTTTATCCAGGGCACACTGGAAGCAAACGCCGCTCCCATCGAAATCAGCGAAGAGGGGCTCTATTACCTGTTTGTGAATACGAATGATATGCATTTCAGACTGATGAGGGTGGAGCCAGAGATGTTTGGAGATACCCAGCCCGGACAATGGACAACTGGTACTGCTCTGCCAATGGTATCTGCAGACAGGGACGGAGCTGTTTTTGAGGCAAACGGAGTTTCCCTGCGGGGCGAATCTGGGTATAAATACAGGTTGAACAAGGGGTATGAAGTTTATAATGATGGGTCCATGGCTACTTTAACATTTCTTGGTGTGGAAAGCTATGGTGCTGCATGGGATGCCGGTGTAAATGAGCTGATCTATAAAGATGAAAACATTCCTCATCAGGAAACAGGTGTGTTCACGGTAAGACTTGAATATGACGCTGCAACAGGAGAGTGGACTGAGACAAAAATTAAAGACTACAGCACTACCCAGGTTGGCCTGTTTGGCAATGCTTATACGTTGCCCAATGGTGAAGCTGCAGCATGGAATGAAGCCTACGGTTTAACTACCCCTGAGAAAGACGGGAATGTGTATACCTGGAGCTGGAATGATGTAGCACTCATAGAAGGTGGAGAATTTGTGTTACTGGAGAACGGAGAGTGGGGCGGACTTGCTGTGTTGTATAATGATGCCACTGAGAGGGCTGGCAATGCCTTTGATGAAGGGGTTACAAAAGCAGAGGGAAGTGAAAACTTTATGGTGGTAGCTGGCGGAGAGTATGATATTTCTCTGGCCATAGATGTGGAAACCGGTACCCGTACCCTGACCATTGCAAACAGCAACTGATCCTTTTTTGCCACTGTAATGCCTGATACAGGTATTGCAGTGGCTAAAATTCATCAATCATGTACCCATGTAAATCCGCTGGACTTAACCTACAAATTGCTGTGTCTGCGAAAAGCATGACCCTGGCGCAGGTTTAGTGATGTACCTGTTACGAAAGCTTCATGGCTTGCCCGTATGGTAGCAGCAGGCATAAATAGCCCGGCACCTGCTCCCCGGCAATGCCAAGCCTGATTGATGTAGATAAAAGATACTCCGCTTATAGAATATTTATCCTAGAACAGAATGAAAATAGATTACCACCTGTGGAGAACCATGCTGTTGATGGCAGTGATGGTATGGCTGAGCTCTTGTGGAGATAAAAGTATTCCCACCGCTGATGGTGAAGCAGAGGGTATCTCCAGAATTACATCGCCATCCGGACAGATTGCAGTTACTTTTTTCCTGACTGCTGATCAGGAACCTGCCTACAGGGTTTTTTATCAGAATAAAGTAGTTATAGATACTTCACTGCTTGGTTTTGAATTCCGGGACCAGCCGGCTTTGCAGGCTAATCTTCGCATCAATGCTGTTGCAGTAGATTCTCTGAAAGAAACATGGCAAATGCCCTGGGGGGAACAGACGGATGTGCTGAATCACTACAAGCAGCTAAATGTGCAATTGCAGGAAGATAAACCGGAAGGACGACAGGTAAATTTATGTTTCAGGGTATTTGATGATGGTATGGCTTTTCGCTATAGCTTTCCTGTACAGGCCCATATGGATGAAGTGCTGATAACAGAAGAAACTACCCAGTTTAAGCTAACAGGAGATCATGATTCCTGGTGGATCCCGGGCGACTGGGACAGCTTTGAACACCTCTATAACAGAACACCGGTCTCTAAAATAAACGCACTGGCACTGGGAGATCCGGGCATTATCTACAGCCATATTGTGGAAAATGCCGTGCACACCCCCTTTACCATGAAGAGCGCGGATGGTGTGTACCTAAGCATACATGAGGCCAACCTTACAGACTATGCCGGCATGACGTTGCTTGCCGATACCAGCAAACTGTTGCTGCAAAGTGCTCTTGTTGGCTCTGAGGTAACAGGGTATGCCGTTAAAAGATCGCTGCCCTTCGATACCCCCTGGCGCACCATTATAATCACTGATAAGGCAGGTGGGCTGATCGATTCTAAAATGATCCTCAACCTGAATGAGCCAAACCGCCTTGGAGATGTATCATGGATAAAACCCATGAAGTACAACGGTATCTGGTGGGAAATGCACCTTGATAAATCTGGCTGGGATATGGAAAGCGGCAAACATGGTGCTACTACAGAAAACACTAAACGCTACATAGATTTTGCCGCAGCCAATAACCTGAAGGGGGTGCTGGTGGAAGGTTGGAATACCGGATGGGACCGCTGGGTGGGTTTTCCGGATAGGGAAGGGGTTTTTGATTTTGTAACTCCCTATGCAGATTATAACCTGGAAGAAGTAACCCGCTATGCAAAGGAGAAAGGGGTGGAGATTATTATGCATCATGAAACCTCAGCGGCACCACGTACCTATGAACAACAACTGAATGCCGCCTATCAGCTTATGCAAAAGCATGGGATCAGTTCTGCAAAGCTGGGATATGTGGGAGAGATTATTCCCAAAGGAGAGCACCAGCAGGGGCAGTGGATGGTGAACCACTACCGACGTGTGCTGGAAACTGCAGCGAAATACGAGATTTCTATCAATATTCATGAACCTGTAAAACCTACAGGCTTGAGAAGAACCTATCCAAACCTGATTTCAGGAGAGGCCGTGCGCGGACAGGAATTTAATGCATGGGCCAGCGATGGTGGCAACCCACCCGATCATTTAACCATTGTGCCTTTTACAAGGATGTTGGCCGGACCTATTGATTATACACCGGGAATCTTCAGGATCAAACTGGCACCCTTCAAACCAAAAAATCAGGTGAACACCACGCTGGCACAACAGCTTGCACTTTACGTAATTGTATACAGCCCGGTACAAATGGCTGCAGATTTACCAGAGCATTACCAGAACCACCCTGCTTTTCAGTTTATCAGGGATGTTGGTGTAGACTGGGAGCAAAGTAAGGTACTGGATGCTGAAATAGGGGAGCATGTAACCATTGTGCGAAAGGAAAGAAAAACAGGCAACTGGTTTTTAGGCAGTATCACAAATGAGCAACCCCGCCAAGTAGTGCTGGATTTTAGTTTTCTGGAAAATAACGAAAAGTACAGGGCTACAATCTACAAAGACGGAGCTAATGCACATTGGAATAACAACCCCACTGCTTATGTGATAGAAGAAATGGAGGTAGACAAAGATACCCGGCTGGACATGTCACTTGCAGCGGGTGGTGGTGTTGCAATAAGCTTATTTCCAGTAGCCAATATACATTAGGAGAGAGGCTTACGGATCAATTCTTTTATTGAAGGAGTGAAGTTGAGTTAATGCCATGTTTTTTATGTTATACTATGATTAGTACCTATACGATGAGGGGAGTACTTTTACCACTGATCTTTCTGTTCTTTTATTCAGTGAATGCCTGGAGCCAGAAGCCCGTGCAGAAAACCAATAACATGAAAGTGTACATGCACTACATGCCCTGGTTTGAAACCCCCGAAACCATAGGCCGCTGGGGCTGGCACTGGACTATGCAGACTAAAAACCCAAATAAAATTGTAGATGGAAAGCGTGAGATTGCTGCTCATTATTACCCGCTTATTGGTCCCTACGCCAGCCGTGATCATGATGTGATTGAATACCATATGCTGCTGATGAAGCTTTCCGGTATAGATGGCGTGCTGATTAACTGGTATGGCACCCAGGGTTCCAATGGAGATATACAGGATCTGCTTACCAGCTCAAATGCCATTGTTTCGCAGCTGGATAACTATGGAATGGAGTTTGGGGTGGTCCTGGAAGACCGTTTCAGCAGGAATATTGATGATGCCAAGGCTAACGTCCGTTATCTGAAAGATAATTACTTCAATAATCCCGCCTATATCAGAAGGGGTGACAATCAAGATCCTTTGCTTGCTGTATTTGGTCCGATAACATTTCAGCAGCCTGCCCAGTGGGCAGATATTCTGGCCGAAGCAGGGGAAGATGTGGAGTTTTTAACACTCTGGTATGAGTCTGGCGATGCAGGCGAAGTGGCAGATGGAGAATATGCATGGGTATATCAGGATAATAACAACCACATCAACCACCTACAGAACTTTTATGCTAACCGCACATCGCAATCAAAAACATTAATGGGTAGTGCATATCCCGGCTTCAATGATTTCTACAAAGAAGGAGGTTCCGGCGAGGGTTATTTTACCATACCTCACAATGGTGGCGCCACCCTTGATCAAACACTGGCCAAGCTGGTGGAGCACGAAAGCAAGATAGACCTGGTGCAACTGGTTACCTG of the Flammeovirgaceae bacterium 311 genome contains:
- a CDS encoding TonB-dependent receptor plug (COG1629 Outer membrane receptor proteins, mostly Fe transport); translated protein: MKLIYFLRTVIAFMYLLLMTYPLQAEDLIQTEDRNFVVKGRVTAGDTNETLPGATVVVEGTSTGTTTDMDGLFSLTVPDASSVILVSFIGYQTQRIAVNNRSSINITLTPDVDQLDEVVVVGYGEQKRSNISGAISSVGVKDLENKSQLRLDQALQGMSAGVTVTQNGGAPGSSPTIHIRGVGSISNTQPLWIVDGIRMEPGNHFDIDDIESIEILKDAAASAVYGARAAHGVILVTTKRGRGQTQVSLKSMIGQRAPLNLPTLLSSEDFVRYKRESRLNAGQNPEPAWDIWEHDTDWIDAYYGGSGLLQSYDFSISKGEEGFNFFFSLGYDDEEGILIDNTYQRLSARLNSDIKLTNWLKMGESVLLSKVRENPIDNFNENYSGAIPYRSIPIMPIYDENNPYGGWGRAPVYFQGPNPIASHYQQHDQRNYNRIDGNIYLEATPLVGLMLRATLGYNYMGFFGERFQEAFNYGAFANPINALTYSSANDESVTGNFVTTYGKTLGKHSFKLMAGYEAYQFNTKHYNLTGTEFPLDVAWSMNLATGSFNTTDRFNVYSSRLLSQFGRLNYNYHEKYLFEANIRRDASAPKFGPANIWGIFPSFSAGWRISEESFFENIPYLTTVKLRASTGKLGSDNIGDFIYLKTYTSQFSSYAFDANGQNKVSGFFISRFPNEEVKWEEVNMHNVGLDITAVQNKIRFSADYYIKDTKDLLYGVPIPASVGIAVHNFNPVNPEINIGSLRNTGVDIELGYRNNFKNITLDVSGNTSFMKNEMRSLHEGQYITGGNGGGQIGGMTRTQAGMPISSFYGFEVQQMLHTEGDVYAINSWAPDGTYQEAGTGPGDFMYRDISGPGGVPDGQVTAEHDRVFIGNPWPKMTYALNIGASYNKIIDVSLQFQGVQGVDVFNADKAYTRNFFGDNNTTTRIFEAWTPENHSNHPRNIANDPNGNFSRPSDYFVEDGSYLKLRNAQIGFNMPASTLERLSISRLRLFMNANNLLTFTKYSGLDPEIAGSNISRGVDFGLYPQVRTLSAGLEVQF
- a CDS encoding RagB/SusD domain-containing protein codes for the protein MKIIKQFLILIMGAGLLNGCAEEEFLNVTNQNELNAANYYSRIENFDMALNGVYSAIKSLDLYGQNFYVETLLALPHESDYWNAQSRNEVTASDGNVFVAWRGWYRVVARANDVIENAPIYLESHNPSPAQREQLDQILGQAHFLRAFAYFHLVRLWGEAPYAVDNTRLAVPLILKVASSRDDMMQSRATVAEVYEQIISDFEAAETKLPVTWDQNNIARVNKFAAKGFLGKVYLYIEDYSRARQYFEEVINASRYSLVSHSRYEDLFQGKYEFSPESIFELNYAIDMQQNIWENGLGSGIALSLAPPGRGWSNVTPHGVNIERFGNDPRLEIATYHPEDSVATVEGDMRPAGRSEFNFTGHSFKKYVPRDYSVYSTNRNSGINVLIMRLADVYLMYAEVMNALGQDAIALEYLNKVRRRAWGYSPSNQEPAVDFTGLAGDELRDTIREERFRELFAEGHRWYDIVRWGIVEQEVLKYNQKRVTQGEILFQPKDYYYPIPQQEVDNNENIVPSQGYE
- a CDS encoding alpha-glucosidase, which encodes MKIDYHLWRTMLLMAVMVWLSSCGDKSIPTADGEAEGISRITSPSGQIAVTFFLTADQEPAYRVFYQNKVVIDTSLLGFEFRDQPALQANLRINAVAVDSLKETWQMPWGEQTDVLNHYKQLNVQLQEDKPEGRQVNLCFRVFDDGMAFRYSFPVQAHMDEVLITEETTQFKLTGDHDSWWIPGDWDSFEHLYNRTPVSKINALALGDPGIIYSHIVENAVHTPFTMKSADGVYLSIHEANLTDYAGMTLLADTSKLLLQSALVGSEVTGYAVKRSLPFDTPWRTIIITDKAGGLIDSKMILNLNEPNRLGDVSWIKPMKYNGIWWEMHLDKSGWDMESGKHGATTENTKRYIDFAAANNLKGVLVEGWNTGWDRWVGFPDREGVFDFVTPYADYNLEEVTRYAKEKGVEIIMHHETSAAPRTYEQQLNAAYQLMQKHGISSAKLGYVGEIIPKGEHQQGQWMVNHYRRVLETAAKYEISINIHEPVKPTGLRRTYPNLISGEAVRGQEFNAWASDGGNPPDHLTIVPFTRMLAGPIDYTPGIFRIKLAPFKPKNQVNTTLAQQLALYVIVYSPVQMAADLPEHYQNHPAFQFIRDVGVDWEQSKVLDAEIGEHVTIVRKERKTGNWFLGSITNEQPRQVVLDFSFLENNEKYRATIYKDGANAHWNNNPTAYVIEEMEVDKDTRLDMSLAAGGGVAISLFPVANIH